Proteins encoded within one genomic window of Prauserella marina:
- a CDS encoding RNA polymerase sigma factor: MIDRCERAYVAAAKTATRSGTKTTSAAKQATAEDTEAAANGTATPDANAPDSKSAAKKAPAKSRKNAKTGKSSTKGEAGQSSELGEDIDASELEDVDLADLEVESVEVDVVDATVTEETEESEGEEEASSGTKPRSSNDPDFVWDEEESEALRQARKDAELTASADSVRAYLKQIGKVALLNAEEEVELAKRIEAGLYAAERVRVAEDEGEKLTTQMRRDLKWIVRDGERAKSHLLEANLRLVVSLAKRYTGRGMAFLDLIQEGNLGLIRAVEKFDYTKGFKFSTYATWWIRQAITRAMADQARTIRIPVHMVEVINKLGRIQRELLQDLGREPTPEELAKEMDISPEKVLEIQQYAREPISLDQTIGDEGDSQLGDFIEDSEAVVAVDAVSFTLLQDQLQSVLQTLSEREAGVVRLRFGLTDGQPRTLDEIGQVYGVTRERIRQIESKTMSKLRHPSRSQVLRDYLD, translated from the coding sequence ATGATCGACCGCTGCGAAAGGGCGTACGTGGCAGCCGCAAAGACCGCAACCCGAAGCGGGACGAAGACAACGAGCGCCGCCAAGCAAGCGACAGCCGAGGACACCGAGGCGGCCGCGAACGGGACGGCCACGCCAGACGCGAACGCGCCGGATTCCAAGTCGGCCGCGAAGAAGGCGCCCGCGAAGTCCCGCAAGAACGCCAAGACCGGCAAGTCCAGCACCAAGGGCGAAGCCGGTCAGTCCTCCGAGCTCGGCGAGGACATCGACGCTTCCGAACTCGAGGACGTCGATCTGGCCGACCTCGAAGTGGAATCGGTGGAGGTCGACGTCGTCGACGCCACGGTGACCGAGGAAACGGAGGAGAGCGAGGGCGAGGAAGAGGCCAGCAGCGGCACCAAGCCCCGGTCCTCCAACGATCCCGACTTCGTCTGGGACGAGGAGGAGTCGGAGGCGCTGCGGCAGGCCCGCAAGGACGCCGAGCTCACCGCGTCGGCCGACTCGGTTCGTGCCTACCTCAAGCAGATCGGCAAGGTCGCTCTGTTGAACGCCGAGGAGGAGGTCGAACTCGCCAAGCGCATCGAGGCCGGCCTCTACGCGGCGGAACGAGTCAGGGTCGCCGAGGACGAAGGCGAGAAGCTCACCACCCAGATGCGGCGCGACCTCAAGTGGATCGTGCGCGACGGTGAGCGGGCCAAGAGCCACCTGCTCGAAGCGAACCTGCGGCTCGTGGTGTCGCTGGCCAAGCGCTACACCGGCCGTGGCATGGCCTTCCTCGACCTGATCCAAGAGGGCAACCTCGGCCTGATCCGCGCCGTCGAGAAGTTCGACTACACCAAGGGCTTCAAGTTCTCCACCTACGCCACCTGGTGGATCAGGCAGGCCATCACCCGCGCCATGGCCGACCAGGCCCGCACCATCCGTATCCCGGTGCACATGGTCGAGGTGATCAACAAGCTCGGCCGGATCCAGCGCGAACTCTTGCAGGACCTCGGCCGCGAGCCGACTCCGGAAGAGCTCGCCAAGGAGATGGACATCTCGCCGGAGAAGGTACTGGAGATCCAGCAGTACGCGAGGGAGCCGATCTCGCTCGACCAGACGATCGGCGACGAGGGCGACTCGCAGCTCGGTGACTTCATCGAGGACAGCGAGGCCGTGGTCGCCGTCGACGCCGTGTCGTTCACGCTGCTCCAGGACCAGCTCCAGTCGGTGCTTCAGACGCTGTCGGAGCGCGAGGCCGGTGTGGTGCGGCTGCGGTTCGGCCTCACCGACGGACAGCCGAGGACTTTAGACGAGATCGGCCAGGTCTACGGCGTGACCCGCGAGCGGATCCGGCAGATCGAGTCCAAGACCATGTCCAAGCTGCGGCACCCTTCGCGGTCGCAGGTCCTTCGCGACTACCTGGACTGA
- a CDS encoding amino acid permease: MFRTLNVDEVLKRQETGELKRRLRGRDLVGFGVGIIIGTGIFTLAGVEAKNHAGPAVTLSFAIGAVVAGLAALCYAELASSVPTAGSAYTYAFATLGEVFAWIIGWDLLLEFALGAAVVSRGWSGYLANLFGLPQELFGEDATVNIGAVLIIAALTAVAVLGIRQSAVFTNTLVVVKVAVCLLIIAVGAFSVKAANLTPFVPPSRPAEEGTSVLHQPVVEAALGFEQSVYGIAGMLTAAAVVFFAYTGFEAIANLGEETHNPRKDLRVGILGALGLCALLYIGVSLVLTGMVPFASIDEGAPLAAAFSAVGQSWVGAIIAIGAVTGLTSVMMVELVTIGRIGYAMGRDGLLPKPLGTVHPRWGTPHRVTIGGAALIAVLAAFVPISELADMVSIGALSAMIIVAIAVPVLRRTRPDLHRPFKVPFSPVLPALAALACLYLMLNLDVLTWLRFCAWLALGLLIYLCYGRRHSRLAAEERERG; this comes from the coding sequence ATGTTCCGCACGCTCAACGTCGACGAAGTACTCAAGCGGCAGGAAACCGGCGAGCTGAAACGCCGGTTGCGCGGACGCGACCTCGTCGGTTTCGGGGTCGGCATCATCATCGGCACCGGGATCTTCACGCTCGCGGGAGTCGAGGCCAAAAACCACGCGGGCCCCGCGGTGACACTCTCCTTCGCCATCGGCGCCGTCGTCGCCGGGCTGGCCGCGCTCTGTTACGCCGAACTCGCCTCCAGCGTGCCGACCGCCGGCAGCGCCTACACCTACGCTTTCGCCACTCTCGGCGAGGTTTTCGCCTGGATCATCGGCTGGGACCTGCTGCTGGAGTTCGCGCTCGGCGCCGCCGTGGTTTCCCGTGGCTGGTCGGGATATCTCGCCAACCTGTTCGGCCTTCCCCAGGAACTGTTCGGGGAGGACGCGACCGTCAACATCGGCGCCGTGCTCATCATCGCCGCGCTGACCGCCGTCGCGGTGCTCGGCATCCGGCAGTCCGCCGTCTTCACCAACACGCTCGTCGTCGTCAAGGTGGCCGTCTGCCTGCTGATCATCGCGGTCGGCGCGTTCTCCGTGAAAGCGGCGAACCTGACCCCGTTCGTGCCACCGTCCCGGCCCGCGGAAGAGGGAACGAGCGTGCTGCACCAGCCCGTCGTCGAAGCCGCGCTCGGCTTCGAGCAGTCGGTGTACGGGATCGCGGGCATGCTCACGGCCGCGGCCGTGGTGTTCTTCGCCTACACCGGTTTCGAGGCCATCGCCAACCTCGGCGAGGAAACCCACAACCCTCGCAAGGATCTGCGCGTCGGCATCCTCGGCGCGCTCGGGCTCTGCGCGCTGCTCTACATCGGCGTTTCGCTCGTGCTCACCGGCATGGTGCCGTTCGCGAGCATCGACGAGGGCGCCCCGCTGGCCGCCGCGTTCAGCGCCGTCGGCCAGAGCTGGGTCGGCGCGATCATCGCCATCGGCGCCGTCACCGGCCTCACCTCCGTGATGATGGTCGAACTCGTCACCATCGGCCGCATCGGCTACGCGATGGGAAGGGACGGCCTGCTGCCGAAGCCGCTCGGCACGGTCCACCCTCGCTGGGGCACTCCGCACAGGGTCACCATCGGCGGCGCCGCGCTGATCGCCGTGCTCGCCGCTTTCGTCCCGATCAGTGAACTCGCGGACATGGTGAGCATCGGAGCGTTGTCGGCGATGATCATCGTGGCGATCGCCGTTCCCGTGCTGCGCCGCACGAGGCCCGACCTGCACCGGCCCTTCAAAGTCCCGTTCTCGCCGGTTCTTCCTGCCCTCGCAGCGCTGGCCTGCCTGTACCTGATGCTCAATCTGGACGTGCTGACCTGGTTACGATTCTGTGCGTGGCTCGCGCTCGGCCTGCTCATCTATCTGTGCTACGGGCGGCGGCACTCGCGGCTGGCCGCCGAGGAGCGGGAACGCGGTTAG
- a CDS encoding DUF6885 family protein, translating into MVLRDEVRWFPHAERLLDAAREEMPQKDELCGAFVALVSLRANGFAVADQDEVASVAGTVLSTAPSASRPDGEQPRTGYRIELPVTADAAKAGTSAGGVVTALETLSGGALGVVPVSGDWTVITLLALFAGLSDLETVSVIGNVDTGAFAAQDTPDLALRDYLATGMPPLWMSRWRTGHFVFLAGLLVGEEGAVVSVVDTYPSLGERGTHLQPIEFMVSALRREGMTPGGLLLVVPAEDVPYTRYLVLAAGLRPRLWDNGSAT; encoded by the coding sequence GTGGTCTTGCGTGACGAGGTGCGCTGGTTCCCCCACGCGGAGCGGTTGCTCGACGCGGCGCGGGAGGAAATGCCGCAGAAGGACGAATTGTGCGGGGCGTTCGTCGCGCTCGTGTCGTTGCGTGCCAACGGATTCGCGGTTGCCGACCAGGACGAGGTCGCGAGCGTAGCCGGTACCGTGCTGAGCACGGCCCCCTCGGCGAGCAGACCGGATGGTGAGCAGCCGAGGACCGGCTACCGGATCGAATTGCCGGTCACGGCCGACGCCGCGAAGGCGGGCACCTCGGCCGGGGGCGTGGTGACCGCGCTGGAGACCCTGTCCGGCGGGGCGCTCGGGGTGGTGCCGGTGAGCGGGGACTGGACCGTGATCACCCTGCTGGCCCTGTTCGCGGGACTGTCCGACTTGGAAACGGTCTCGGTGATCGGCAACGTCGACACCGGCGCCTTCGCCGCGCAGGACACGCCCGATCTCGCGTTGCGCGACTATCTGGCGACCGGCATGCCCCCGCTGTGGATGTCGCGGTGGAGGACAGGCCATTTCGTGTTTCTCGCGGGCCTGCTCGTCGGCGAGGAAGGCGCCGTCGTGTCCGTTGTGGACACCTACCCGTCCTTGGGGGAGCGGGGAACGCACCTCCAGCCGATCGAATTCATGGTGTCGGCGCTGCGCAGGGAAGGAATGACTCCCGGTGGGCTGCTGCTTGTCGTTCCGGCCGAGGACGTGCCCTACACCAGATACCTCGTGCTGGCCGCCGGATTGCGCCCCCGGCTGTGGGACAACGGGAGCGCGACCTAA
- a CDS encoding glutamine synthetase family protein → MTKAASAAAKDLAADGVRGVHLSWADNNGIPRSRVVPVAGLADAAARGVGATSLFAVFDSHDRITYQHEGLATPSGDIRLVPVIERLRRLSGQPALAWAPMRQSAADGTPWPYCQRTRLERQVAAAADHGIELLAGFELEFAVTSAEASDIVGSPGHRGPAYSPHALVQLDAFVAALLRDFEANGLRIGQLHAEYGLAQLELSLVATDPVSAADDQLLARQTIHAAARANGLKVSFAPLVSPYVPGNGWHLHTSPWRKGRNLLAGKENPARPVGEGAAYLAGLLRELGAITAVTAPSVPSGARLRPGYFASAYAFWGVENREAPLRFVPGSALTGDGQANVELKPCDASANPYLALTAVLAAGLGGIADHGVPPDPIGQDPGTWSAGERERLGVARLPVTPAERAAALASSARIREAFGDELFGAFAAVRASDAEWAQDKSLDEVVHAHLWRY, encoded by the coding sequence ATGACCAAGGCGGCTTCCGCGGCGGCCAAGGACCTGGCAGCCGACGGTGTGCGCGGGGTTCACCTGTCGTGGGCCGACAACAACGGCATCCCGCGCTCGCGCGTCGTGCCCGTCGCGGGCCTCGCCGACGCCGCGGCGCGCGGAGTCGGCGCGACGAGCCTGTTCGCCGTCTTCGACTCACACGACCGGATCACCTATCAGCACGAGGGCCTTGCCACGCCCTCCGGTGACATCAGACTGGTCCCCGTGATCGAACGACTGCGCAGGTTGTCGGGACAGCCCGCGCTGGCGTGGGCACCGATGCGCCAGTCGGCCGCCGACGGGACGCCGTGGCCGTACTGCCAGCGCACCCGGCTCGAACGCCAGGTCGCCGCGGCGGCGGACCACGGCATCGAACTGCTCGCCGGATTCGAGCTGGAGTTCGCCGTGACCTCGGCCGAGGCATCCGACATCGTCGGTTCGCCAGGGCACAGGGGCCCCGCCTACAGTCCGCACGCGCTGGTGCAGCTCGACGCGTTCGTGGCGGCGCTGCTGCGCGACTTCGAAGCCAACGGGCTGCGGATCGGCCAGTTACACGCCGAGTACGGTCTCGCGCAGCTCGAACTCAGTCTCGTGGCCACCGATCCGGTGTCGGCCGCCGATGACCAGCTCCTCGCGAGGCAGACCATTCACGCGGCGGCGCGCGCCAACGGGCTCAAAGTGAGTTTCGCGCCGCTGGTCAGCCCGTACGTGCCGGGAAACGGCTGGCATCTGCACACCTCGCCGTGGCGCAAGGGACGGAACCTGCTGGCTGGCAAGGAGAACCCGGCACGTCCGGTGGGGGAGGGCGCGGCCTACCTCGCCGGGCTGCTGCGTGAACTCGGCGCGATCACGGCGGTGACCGCGCCGAGCGTGCCATCCGGCGCCCGTCTCCGGCCCGGCTATTTCGCCAGCGCCTATGCCTTCTGGGGCGTCGAGAACAGGGAGGCCCCGCTGCGGTTCGTTCCCGGCTCAGCGCTCACCGGCGACGGTCAGGCCAATGTGGAGCTCAAACCGTGTGACGCTTCGGCGAATCCCTACCTCGCGCTGACGGCGGTGCTGGCCGCGGGGCTCGGCGGTATCGCCGACCACGGGGTCCCGCCGGACCCCATAGGGCAGGATCCGGGAACGTGGAGCGCCGGCGAACGCGAGCGCCTTGGCGTGGCGAGGCTGCCCGTGACCCCGGCCGAGCGCGCGGCGGCGCTCGCCTCGTCGGCGCGGATCAGGGAGGCGTTCGGCGACGAGTTGTTCGGCGCGTTCGCCGCAGTGCGCGCCTCGGATGCCGAGTGGGCACAGGACAAATCGCTCGACGAGGTCGTGCACGCGCACCTGTGGCGGTACTGA